One segment of Pseudomonas asgharzadehiana DNA contains the following:
- the rpsP gene encoding 30S ribosomal protein S16: protein MLTIRLALGGSKKRPFYHLTVTDSRNPRDGSHKEQVGFFNPVARGQEVRLSVNQERVAYWLSVGAQPSERVAKLLKDSAKAAA from the coding sequence ATGCTAACAATCCGTCTTGCCCTTGGCGGCTCCAAAAAGCGCCCGTTTTACCACTTGACCGTAACCGACAGCCGCAACCCGCGCGACGGTTCGCACAAGGAACAGGTTGGTTTCTTCAACCCTGTTGCCCGTGGTCAAGAAGTTCGTCTGTCCGTGAACCAAGAGCGCGTAGCCTACTGGCTGAGCGTTGGCGCACAGCCATCCGAGCGCGTAGCAAAACTGTTGAAGGACTCGGCTAAGGCCGCAGCCTGA
- the rplS gene encoding 50S ribosomal protein L19 — translation MTNKIILALEAEQMTKEIPTFAPGDTIVVQVKVKEGDRSRLQAFEGVVIAKRNRGVNSAFTVRKISNGVGVERTFQTYSPQIDSMAVKRRGDVRKAKLYYLRDLSGKAARIKEKLA, via the coding sequence ATGACTAACAAAATCATCCTTGCACTCGAAGCAGAGCAGATGACCAAAGAGATCCCTACCTTTGCCCCAGGCGACACTATTGTCGTTCAGGTGAAAGTGAAGGAAGGCGACCGTTCGCGTCTGCAAGCGTTCGAAGGCGTGGTAATCGCCAAGCGTAACCGTGGTGTGAACAGTGCTTTCACTGTTCGTAAAATCTCCAACGGTGTTGGCGTAGAGCGTACTTTCCAGACCTACAGCCCGCAAATCGACAGCATGGCCGTCAAGCGTCGCGGTGACGTACGTAAAGCCAAGCTGTACTACCTGCGTGACCTGTCCGGTAAAGCAGCTCGCATCAAGGAAAAACTGGCTTAA
- a CDS encoding VUT family protein has product MLFLIAYISSVVLINFAFSTAPHLDVIWSAWGGLVFVLRDMVQTRFGHGAIIAMLAALVLSYITSDPAIALASATAFAVSECIDWLVFSITKRPLHDRLWISSALSIPLDTFIFFGLIGALTPAVVGTALASKFAGVTVVWLIMAWRLRKRAVAN; this is encoded by the coding sequence ATGCTCTTCCTGATCGCCTACATCAGCAGCGTCGTGCTGATCAACTTCGCCTTTTCCACCGCTCCGCACCTGGACGTGATCTGGTCCGCCTGGGGCGGCCTGGTATTCGTCTTGCGCGACATGGTGCAAACCCGCTTCGGCCATGGTGCGATCATTGCCATGCTGGCGGCGCTGGTGCTCTCGTACATTACCTCCGACCCGGCCATTGCCCTGGCCAGTGCCACGGCATTTGCGGTGTCCGAGTGCATCGACTGGCTGGTGTTCAGCATCACCAAGCGCCCGTTGCACGACCGCCTGTGGATAAGTTCGGCGCTGAGCATTCCCCTCGACACCTTCATTTTCTTCGGCCTGATCGGCGCCCTGACGCCGGCGGTGGTGGGCACCGCACTGGCCTCGAAATTCGCCGGGGTTACGGTGGTGTGGCTGATCATGGCCTGGCGCTTGCGCAAGCGGGCTGTCGCCAACTGA
- a CDS encoding cytochrome C assembly family protein encodes MVPLSPSLLPSLAAAILYAAATLYQGTRLAQGTKADKRLLVGLGVLALLAHAASLFTHLMTPVGLGLDFFSAASLIAAAVIALTVLACYRIPVENLLVLLFPLGVLTVLLAQFAPTGTVQVIDEEPGILAHILLSILAYGMFTIAVFQALLLLVQDHQLKHKHPSGLIKNFPPLQTMESLLFGFLWAGWTLLSLSLISGWLFVENLFAQHLVHKTLLACLAWIVFSVLLWGRNRLGWRGHKAIRWTLAGFCLLMLAYFGSKLVREYILHI; translated from the coding sequence ATGGTCCCCTTGTCACCCAGTTTGCTACCCAGCCTCGCCGCCGCCATCTTGTATGCCGCTGCGACTCTCTATCAGGGCACTCGTCTGGCCCAAGGCACCAAGGCGGACAAACGTCTGCTGGTTGGGCTGGGCGTCCTCGCCCTGCTGGCCCACGCCGCGAGCCTGTTCACCCATCTGATGACGCCGGTTGGCCTGGGCCTGGACTTTTTCAGCGCCGCCAGCCTGATCGCTGCGGCGGTCATCGCACTGACCGTGCTGGCCTGCTACCGGATCCCCGTCGAGAACCTGCTCGTTCTGCTCTTCCCGCTGGGCGTGCTAACGGTGTTGCTGGCGCAATTCGCCCCCACCGGCACGGTGCAGGTGATTGACGAAGAACCCGGCATCCTTGCCCACATCCTGCTGTCGATCCTGGCCTATGGCATGTTCACCATCGCTGTGTTCCAGGCCCTGCTGCTGCTGGTGCAAGACCACCAACTCAAGCACAAGCACCCGTCGGGTTTGATCAAGAACTTCCCGCCGTTGCAAACCATGGAAAGCCTGCTGTTTGGTTTCCTGTGGGCCGGCTGGACGCTGTTGTCGCTGTCGTTGATCTCGGGCTGGCTGTTCGTCGAAAACCTGTTTGCCCAGCATCTGGTACACAAGACCCTGCTGGCCTGCCTGGCCTGGATCGTGTTCAGCGTGCTGCTGTGGGGTCGTAACCGACTCGGCTGGCGCGGGCATAAGGCAATCCGCTGGACCCTGGCCGGTTTCTGCCTGCTGATGCTGGCCTATTTCGGCAGCAAGCTGGTTCGCGAATACATCCTGCATATCTGA
- the ffh gene encoding signal recognition particle protein yields MFENLTDRLSQTLRHVTGKAKLTEDNIKDTLREVRMALLEADVALPVVKDFVNSVKERAVGTEVSRSLTPGQAFVKIVQAELESLMGAANEDLNLSAVPPAVVLMAGLQGAGKTTTAGKLARFLKERKKKSVMVVSADVYRPAAIKQLEMLAGEVGVTFFPSDLSQKPVDIASAAIKEARLKFIDVVIVDTAGRLHIDEEMMGEIKALHAAINPVETLFVVDAMTGQDAANTAKAFGDALPLTGVILTKVDGDARGGAALSVRAITGKPIKFIGMGEKSEALEPFHPERIASRILGMGDVLSLIEQAEATLDKDKADKLAKKLKKGKGFDLEDFRDQLQQMKNMGGLGGLMDKLPNIGGVNLAQMGNAQGAAEKQFKQMEAIINSMTPAERRDPELISGSRKRRIAMGSGTQVQDIGRLIKQHKQMQKMMKKFSAKGGMAKMMRGMGGMLPGGGMPKM; encoded by the coding sequence ATGTTTGAAAACTTGACTGACCGTCTCTCGCAGACGCTGCGCCACGTAACCGGCAAGGCCAAGCTGACCGAGGACAATATTAAAGACACCCTGCGCGAAGTGCGCATGGCATTGCTGGAAGCCGACGTGGCGTTGCCTGTGGTCAAGGACTTCGTCAACTCGGTCAAGGAACGCGCGGTCGGCACTGAAGTGTCGCGCAGCCTGACCCCGGGCCAGGCCTTTGTGAAGATCGTCCAGGCCGAACTCGAAAGCCTGATGGGCGCGGCCAACGAAGACCTGAACCTCAGCGCCGTGCCGCCCGCCGTGGTGCTGATGGCCGGTCTGCAAGGTGCGGGTAAAACCACCACCGCCGGCAAGCTGGCGCGCTTCCTTAAAGAACGCAAGAAAAAATCCGTGATGGTGGTATCGGCGGACGTCTACCGTCCGGCCGCCATCAAGCAGTTGGAAATGCTCGCCGGCGAAGTGGGCGTGACCTTCTTCCCGTCGGACCTGAGCCAGAAGCCGGTCGACATTGCCAGCGCCGCTATTAAAGAAGCACGGCTGAAATTCATCGACGTGGTCATCGTCGATACCGCCGGTCGCCTGCACATCGACGAAGAGATGATGGGCGAGATCAAGGCATTGCACGCCGCGATCAACCCGGTCGAGACGCTGTTTGTGGTCGATGCCATGACCGGCCAGGATGCGGCCAACACCGCCAAGGCCTTCGGTGACGCGCTGCCGCTGACCGGCGTGATCCTGACCAAGGTCGACGGCGACGCCCGTGGTGGTGCCGCGTTGTCGGTACGTGCCATTACCGGCAAACCGATCAAGTTCATCGGCATGGGCGAGAAGAGCGAAGCGCTCGAACCGTTCCACCCGGAGCGTATCGCCTCGCGCATCCTCGGCATGGGCGACGTGCTCAGCCTGATCGAGCAGGCCGAAGCGACGCTCGACAAGGACAAAGCCGACAAACTGGCTAAAAAGTTGAAGAAGGGCAAGGGCTTCGACCTCGAAGACTTCCGCGATCAACTGCAACAAATGAAGAACATGGGCGGCCTCGGCGGCCTTATGGACAAGCTGCCGAACATCGGCGGTGTGAACCTGGCGCAAATGGGCAATGCCCAGGGCGCGGCAGAGAAGCAGTTCAAGCAGATGGAAGCCATCATCAATTCCATGACCCCGGCCGAGCGCCGCGACCCTGAGCTGATCAGCGGTTCGCGCAAGCGTCGGATCGCCATGGGCTCCGGCACCCAGGTGCAGGACATCGGTCGCTTGATCAAGCAGCACAAGCAGATGCAGAAAATGATGAAGAAATTCTCCGCCAAGGGCGGGATGGCCAAGATGATGCGCGGCATGGGCGGCATGTTGCCCGGCGGCGGCATGCCGAAGATGTAA
- a CDS encoding DUF1289 domain-containing protein, which produces MNPVERPVASPCVSICALDDDDMCTGCQRTVDEITRWSRMDNAERRAVLVLCHARAVASGLVWMTPKRSDA; this is translated from the coding sequence ATGAACCCGGTTGAACGCCCCGTTGCCTCGCCGTGCGTAAGTATTTGCGCGCTGGATGATGACGATATGTGCACCGGCTGCCAGCGCACTGTGGATGAGATTACGCGCTGGAGCCGCATGGATAACGCCGAGCGCCGGGCGGTGCTGGTGTTGTGCCATGCGCGGGCGGTGGCGAGTGGGTTGGTATGGATGACGCCCAAGCGCTCGGATGCCTGA
- a CDS encoding MFS transporter, translated as MSTTYNEAAPAAPANSTARVATASIVGTAIEFYDFYIYATAAALVIGPVFFPQTSGTAQMLASFLTFGIAFIARPLGSALFGHFGDRIGRKSTLVASLLLMGVCTTLIGLLPGYDSIGAWAPILLCVLRFGQGLGLGGEWGGAALLATENAPKGKRAWFGMFPQLGPSIGFLAANGLFLILAMSLNDEQFRSWGWRIPFILSAALVMVGLYARLKLHETPVFANAVAREKPVKVPLVELFSQHWLPVLLGAASMVVCYALFYITTAFSLSYGVSTLGYSRETFLALLCFAVLFMGLATPLAALASDRYGRKPVLIVGAILAILSGFTMEPLLTHGSTWAVALFLALELFLMGVTFAPMGALLPELFPTRVRYTGASAAYNLGGIVGASAAPFFATKLVAMGGLSYVGGYVSAAALLSLIAVLCLKETRDNDLNKVA; from the coding sequence ATGAGTACCACCTATAACGAAGCCGCGCCCGCCGCCCCGGCCAACTCGACCGCACGGGTCGCGACCGCCAGCATCGTCGGCACCGCCATCGAGTTCTACGACTTCTATATCTACGCTACCGCCGCGGCGCTGGTGATCGGCCCGGTGTTTTTTCCGCAGACTTCCGGCACCGCGCAAATGCTGGCGTCGTTCCTGACCTTCGGTATCGCTTTTATCGCCCGGCCGCTGGGCTCGGCGTTGTTCGGCCACTTCGGGGACCGTATCGGGCGCAAATCCACACTGGTGGCCTCGCTGTTGCTGATGGGCGTATGCACGACGTTGATCGGCTTGCTGCCCGGCTATGACAGTATCGGCGCTTGGGCGCCTATCCTGTTGTGTGTGCTGCGTTTCGGCCAGGGCCTTGGCCTGGGTGGCGAATGGGGCGGCGCGGCGTTACTGGCCACCGAAAACGCGCCCAAAGGCAAACGCGCCTGGTTCGGCATGTTCCCGCAGTTGGGCCCGTCGATCGGCTTCCTTGCCGCAAACGGCTTGTTCCTGATCCTGGCCATGAGCCTGAACGACGAGCAGTTCCGCAGTTGGGGCTGGCGCATTCCGTTCATCCTCAGCGCGGCGCTGGTGATGGTCGGTTTATACGCACGCTTGAAGCTGCATGAAACCCCGGTATTCGCCAACGCAGTGGCCAGGGAAAAACCAGTAAAAGTGCCGCTGGTGGAATTGTTCAGCCAGCATTGGCTGCCGGTGCTGTTGGGCGCCGCCTCTATGGTGGTGTGCTATGCGCTGTTCTATATCACCACAGCGTTTTCCCTGAGCTACGGCGTATCGACCCTGGGCTACAGCCGCGAAACCTTCCTCGCCCTGCTGTGCTTTGCCGTGTTGTTCATGGGCCTGGCCACCCCCTTGGCCGCCCTGGCCAGTGATCGCTATGGGCGCAAGCCGGTGCTGATCGTCGGTGCGATCCTCGCCATCCTGTCGGGCTTCACCATGGAGCCCCTGCTGACCCACGGCTCAACCTGGGCCGTGGCACTGTTTCTGGCCTTGGAGCTGTTCCTGATGGGCGTGACTTTCGCCCCGATGGGCGCGCTGTTGCCCGAACTGTTCCCGACCCGCGTGCGTTATACCGGTGCTTCGGCGGCGTATAACCTGGGTGGAATCGTCGGTGCATCGGCCGCACCGTTCTTCGCAACCAAGCTGGTGGCGATGGGTGGCCTGAGTTATGTCGGAGGGTATGTGTCGGCGGCAGCGTTGCTCAGCTTGATTGCCGTGCTGTGCCTGAAAGAGACGCGGGATAACGACTTGAACAAGGTCGCCTGA
- the trmD gene encoding tRNA (guanosine(37)-N1)-methyltransferase TrmD, whose translation MGRGLLSVANLRIEVISLFPEMFSAVSEYGITSRAVKQGLLQLTCWNPRDYTTDRHHTVDDRPFGGGPGMVMKIKPLEDALAQAKAAAGEKAKVIYLSPQGRQLKQAGVRELANEESLILIAGRYEGIDERFIEAHVDEEWSIGDYVLSGGELPAMVLIDAVTRLLPGALGHVDSAEEDSFTDGLLDCPHYTRPEVYADQRVPDVLLSGNHAHIRRWRLQQSLGRTYERRADLLESRSLSGEEKKLLEEYILARDDS comes from the coding sequence ATGGGACGCGGACTTCTAAGCGTGGCTAATTTGCGCATTGAAGTGATCAGTTTGTTTCCCGAGATGTTTTCCGCCGTCAGCGAGTACGGCATCACCAGTCGGGCGGTGAAGCAGGGGCTGTTGCAGCTTACCTGTTGGAACCCGCGAGACTACACGACGGATCGACATCACACTGTGGACGATCGCCCATTTGGCGGTGGCCCGGGCATGGTGATGAAGATCAAGCCCCTGGAAGACGCATTGGCCCAGGCCAAGGCCGCCGCCGGGGAGAAGGCGAAGGTAATTTACCTGTCCCCTCAAGGCCGCCAGCTGAAACAGGCTGGGGTACGCGAACTGGCGAATGAGGAAAGTTTGATCCTGATTGCCGGTCGCTATGAAGGCATTGACGAGCGTTTTATTGAAGCTCATGTCGATGAAGAGTGGTCGATTGGGGACTATGTCCTGTCTGGCGGTGAGCTGCCGGCGATGGTCCTGATAGATGCGGTTACACGACTGCTGCCTGGAGCTTTAGGGCATGTGGACTCCGCGGAGGAAGATTCCTTCACGGATGGTTTGCTGGATTGCCCGCACTACACCCGACCGGAGGTGTATGCGGATCAGCGTGTTCCCGACGTATTGCTAAGTGGCAATCACGCACACATCCGGCGTTGGCGTTTACAGCAGTCCCTTGGTCGGACCTATGAACGACGCGCCGATCTTCTGGAAAGCCGCTCGCTTTCTGGAGAAGAGAAGAAGCTGCTCGAGGAATACATCCTCGCGCGGGACGATAGTTAA
- the purT gene encoding formate-dependent phosphoribosylglycinamide formyltransferase, protein MTRIGTPLSPTATRVLLCGCGELGKEVVIELQRLGVEVIAVDRYANAPAMQVAHRSHVINMLDGAALRAVIEAEKPHFIVPEIEAIATATLVELEAEGFTVIPTARAASLTMNREGIRRLAAEELDLPTSPYHFADTFEDYSKAVQDLGFPCVVKPVMSSSGKGQSLLRSADDVQKAWDYAQEGGRAGKGRVIIEGFIDFDYEITLLTVRHIGGTTFCAPVGHRQEKGDYQESWQPQAMSPVALAESERVAKAVTEALGGRGLFGVELFIKGDQVWFSEVSPRPHDTGLVTLISQDLSQFALHARAILGLPIPLIRQFGPSASAVILVEGQSTQTAFANLGAALSEPDTALRLFGKPEVNGQRRMGVALARDESIEAARAKATRASQAVVVEL, encoded by the coding sequence ATGACCCGAATCGGAACTCCATTGTCGCCAACCGCGACCCGCGTTTTGCTGTGTGGCTGCGGTGAGCTGGGCAAGGAAGTGGTAATCGAACTGCAACGCCTGGGCGTTGAAGTGATTGCCGTGGATCGCTATGCCAACGCGCCGGCCATGCAAGTGGCGCATCGCAGCCACGTGATCAATATGCTCGATGGCGCCGCCCTGCGTGCGGTGATCGAAGCCGAAAAGCCGCACTTCATCGTGCCGGAAATCGAAGCCATCGCCACCGCCACCCTGGTGGAACTGGAAGCTGAAGGCTTCACGGTGATCCCGACCGCGCGCGCCGCGTCGCTGACCATGAACCGTGAAGGCATCCGCCGCCTGGCCGCCGAAGAGCTGGACCTGCCGACCTCGCCTTACCACTTCGCCGATACCTTCGAAGACTACAGCAAGGCCGTGCAAGACCTGGGCTTCCCCTGCGTGGTCAAGCCAGTGATGAGTTCGTCGGGCAAGGGCCAGAGCCTGCTGCGCAGCGCCGACGACGTGCAGAAGGCCTGGGACTACGCCCAAGAGGGTGGGCGTGCCGGTAAAGGCCGCGTGATCATCGAAGGCTTTATCGACTTCGACTACGAGATCACCCTGCTGACCGTACGCCACATCGGAGGCACCACGTTCTGTGCGCCAGTCGGCCACCGTCAGGAGAAAGGCGACTATCAGGAATCCTGGCAGCCACAGGCCATGAGCCCGGTAGCCCTGGCCGAATCCGAGCGCGTTGCCAAAGCCGTGACCGAAGCCTTGGGGGGCCGCGGCCTGTTTGGCGTGGAACTGTTCATCAAAGGCGACCAGGTGTGGTTCAGCGAAGTATCGCCGCGCCCGCATGACACCGGTTTGGTCACGTTGATCTCCCAGGACCTGTCGCAATTCGCCCTGCACGCGCGCGCGATTCTCGGCCTGCCGATTCCTTTGATCCGTCAGTTCGGGCCTTCGGCTTCGGCGGTGATTCTGGTGGAAGGGCAGTCAACCCAGACCGCATTCGCCAACCTCGGCGCCGCCTTGAGCGAGCCGGATACGGCGTTGCGTTTGTTTGGTAAGCCAGAAGTCAATGGCCAGCGCCGCATGGGCGTGGCGTTGGCGCGGGATGAGTCGATCGAAGCGGCGCGGGCCAAGGCGACCCGGGCTTCCCAAGCTGTTGTCGTAGAGCTCTAA
- a CDS encoding thioredoxin fold domain-containing protein, which produces MRLTQIIAVAAIALVSTFAVADDAAEQTIRKSLANLQLDTPIESISASPMAGLYEVKLKGSRVLYASGDGQYIVQGYLFQLKDGKPVNLTEKAERLGVSKLINGIPVAETVVYPAIGETKTHITVFTDTTCPYCHKLHAEVPALNKLGVEVRYVAFPRQGLGSPGDEQLQAVWCSTDKKAAMDKMVDGKEIKAAKCANPVSKQFALGQSIGVNGTPAIVLADGQVIPGYQPAPQVAKLALSAK; this is translated from the coding sequence ATGCGCTTGACCCAGATTATTGCCGTCGCAGCCATTGCGTTGGTATCCACCTTTGCCGTCGCCGATGACGCCGCTGAGCAGACCATCCGCAAGAGCCTGGCCAACCTGCAGCTTGATACGCCGATTGAAAGCATCAGTGCCAGCCCGATGGCCGGCCTGTACGAAGTCAAGCTCAAGGGCAGCCGCGTGCTGTACGCCAGCGGCGATGGCCAGTACATCGTCCAGGGCTACCTGTTCCAGCTCAAGGACGGCAAACCGGTCAACCTGACCGAGAAAGCCGAACGCCTGGGCGTGTCGAAGCTGATCAACGGCATCCCGGTGGCTGAAACCGTGGTTTACCCGGCCATCGGCGAGACCAAGACTCACATCACCGTGTTCACCGACACCACCTGCCCGTACTGCCACAAGCTGCACGCCGAAGTGCCCGCGCTGAACAAGCTCGGCGTGGAAGTGCGCTACGTTGCGTTCCCGCGCCAGGGCCTGGGTTCGCCAGGTGACGAGCAGTTGCAAGCGGTGTGGTGCTCGACCGACAAAAAAGCGGCCATGGACAAAATGGTCGACGGCAAGGAAATCAAGGCCGCCAAGTGCGCCAACCCAGTGTCCAAGCAGTTCGCCCTGGGCCAGTCGATTGGCGTGAACGGCACACCGGCCATCGTTTTGGCTGACGGCCAGGTGATTCCGGGCTACCAGCCGGCACCACAAGTTGCCAAACTGGCGCTCAGTGCCAAATAA
- the xerD gene encoding site-specific tyrosine recombinase XerD: MPAIDHPLIDRFLDALWLEKGLSDNTRQAYRSDLALFNGWLQEKNLELINAGRELILDHLAWRLEQNYKPRSTARFLSGVRGFYRYLLREKLIALDPTLQIDMPQLGRPLPKSLSEADVDALLAAPDLSEAIGQRDRAMLEVLYACGLRVTELISLTLEQVNLRQGVLRVMGKGSKERLVPMGEEAIVWVERYMRDARSELLGGRPSDVLFPSLRGEQMTRQTFWHRIKHQAKVAGIGKTLSPHTLRHAFATHLLNHGADLRVVQMLLGHSDLSTTQIYTHVARARLQDMHAKHHPRG, translated from the coding sequence ATGCCCGCTATCGACCATCCCCTGATCGACCGCTTCCTCGACGCCCTCTGGCTGGAAAAAGGCCTGTCGGACAACACCCGTCAGGCCTATCGCAGTGACCTGGCGCTGTTCAACGGCTGGCTACAGGAAAAAAACCTCGAACTGATCAACGCCGGCCGTGAGCTGATCCTCGATCACCTGGCCTGGCGCCTTGAACAGAACTATAAACCACGCTCCACGGCGAGATTTCTCTCGGGCGTACGTGGGTTTTATCGGTATTTGCTGCGAGAAAAACTGATCGCGCTCGACCCGACCCTGCAAATCGACATGCCCCAACTGGGCAGGCCTTTGCCCAAATCGTTGTCGGAAGCCGATGTTGACGCCTTGCTCGCCGCCCCGGACCTGAGCGAAGCCATTGGCCAGCGCGACCGTGCGATGCTCGAAGTGTTGTACGCCTGCGGCCTGCGTGTCACGGAATTGATCAGCCTGACCCTGGAGCAAGTCAACCTGCGCCAAGGCGTGCTGCGGGTCATGGGCAAGGGCAGCAAGGAGCGGCTGGTGCCCATGGGCGAGGAAGCGATTGTGTGGGTCGAGCGCTATATGCGTGATGCCCGCAGCGAACTGCTCGGCGGGCGCCCCAGTGATGTGCTGTTCCCCAGCCTGCGCGGTGAGCAAATGACCCGCCAGACGTTCTGGCACCGCATCAAGCACCAGGCCAAGGTCGCCGGGATCGGCAAGACCCTGTCGCCCCATACGCTGCGCCATGCATTTGCCACGCATTTGCTCAACCACGGCGCCGACTTGCGCGTGGTCCAGATGCTGCTGGGGCACAGTGATTTATCCACAACCCAGATCTACACCCATGTGGCACGGGCGCGCTTGCAGGATATGCACGCCAAGCACCACCCGCGAGGCTGA
- a CDS encoding transporter associated domain-containing protein, which yields MDNLPLGPMLAVIALLVLWAGLFTAIEAAQQHLLALRPGTRQGDKAAARLNFPRNSLILCNSLCRAAVVILCTLLAIYAWAENGPWLGWLIACALLLILADYMPRALATRHPQAVLGFGNSLLGVPLKILYPAAWLLNGISLLLLRPFTRKSGVVKKSDEPLPDHDDEPEPETDENRTPGMPGIHALDNITVNDILVPRSEVDGINLDDPIEDIIEQLRTSQRTRLPVFHSDINQVQAVLNTRQIQHLLPDASLTKEALLAACHEPYFVPESTPLQLQLLNFHKQQRRLGMVVDEYGEVLGIVTLEDILEEIVGEFENEQSTDNPHIEPQPDGRYIIDGAASIRELNKSLGWHLPSDGPKTLNGLVTEALETIPDCAVCLKIGRYRLEILETEDNRVSKVLIWHTSRIPVAA from the coding sequence ATGGACAACTTGCCCCTTGGGCCGATGCTTGCGGTAATCGCCTTGCTGGTGTTATGGGCCGGGCTGTTTACCGCCATTGAAGCCGCCCAGCAACACCTGCTGGCGCTGCGCCCCGGCACGCGCCAGGGTGACAAGGCCGCGGCCCGCCTGAATTTTCCACGTAACAGCCTGATCCTGTGCAACAGCCTGTGTCGCGCCGCCGTGGTCATTCTGTGCACATTGCTGGCGATCTATGCCTGGGCAGAGAACGGCCCGTGGCTGGGTTGGCTGATCGCCTGCGCCCTGCTGCTGATACTGGCCGACTACATGCCCCGCGCCTTGGCCACCCGCCATCCGCAAGCGGTGCTGGGTTTTGGCAACAGCCTGCTGGGTGTACCGCTGAAAATCCTCTACCCCGCAGCCTGGCTGCTCAATGGCATCAGCCTGCTGTTGTTGCGCCCGTTCACGCGCAAATCCGGCGTGGTGAAAAAGAGCGACGAGCCGCTGCCCGACCACGATGACGAGCCCGAGCCCGAGACCGACGAAAACCGCACACCCGGCATGCCCGGCATCCACGCCCTGGACAACATCACGGTCAATGACATCCTGGTGCCCCGCAGCGAAGTGGATGGCATCAACCTGGATGACCCGATCGAAGACATCATCGAGCAACTGCGCACCTCCCAGCGCACGCGCCTGCCGGTGTTCCACAGCGATATCAACCAAGTGCAGGCCGTGCTCAACACGCGGCAAATCCAGCACCTGCTGCCTGACGCCAGCCTGACCAAAGAGGCGCTCCTCGCCGCCTGCCATGAACCCTACTTCGTTCCCGAAAGCACGCCTCTGCAACTGCAATTGCTGAACTTCCACAAACAGCAGCGGCGCCTGGGCATGGTGGTGGATGAATATGGCGAAGTGCTGGGTATCGTGACCCTCGAAGATATCCTCGAAGAAATCGTCGGCGAGTTCGAAAACGAGCAAAGCACCGACAACCCGCATATCGAGCCCCAACCCGACGGTCGCTATATCATCGACGGCGCCGCATCGATCCGTGAGCTGAACAAAAGCCTGGGCTGGCACCTGCCCAGCGACGGTCCCAAGACCCTCAATGGTCTGGTGACCGAGGCGCTGGAGACGATTCCGGATTGCGCGGTGTGCCTGAAAATCGGTCGCTACCGCCTGGAAATCCTCGAGACCGAGGACAACCGGGTGAGCAAGGTGCTGATCTGGCATACCAGCCGGATACCCGTCGCCGCCTAA
- the rimM gene encoding ribosome maturation factor RimM (Essential for efficient processing of 16S rRNA), with protein MNATPAVADDLIVIGKIYSVHGVRGEVKVYSFTDPTENLLQYKTWTLKREGSVKQVELVSGRGSDKFLVAKLKGLDDREEARLLAGYEICVPRNLFPELTDGEYYWYQLEGLKVIDQLGQLFGKIDHLLETGANDVMVVKPCAGSLDDRERLLPYTEQCVLAVDLAAGEMKVEWDADF; from the coding sequence ATGAACGCGACGCCAGCTGTTGCTGATGATTTGATCGTTATCGGCAAGATTTATTCTGTTCATGGCGTTCGCGGCGAAGTGAAGGTGTATTCCTTTACTGATCCGACCGAAAACCTGTTGCAGTACAAAACCTGGACGCTCAAGCGCGAAGGTAGTGTGAAACAGGTCGAGCTGGTCAGTGGACGCGGGAGCGATAAGTTCCTGGTCGCAAAGCTCAAGGGTCTTGATGATCGCGAAGAAGCCCGTCTTCTGGCCGGTTATGAGATCTGCGTGCCGCGCAACCTGTTCCCTGAATTGACCGACGGCGAGTACTACTGGTACCAGCTGGAAGGTCTGAAGGTTATCGATCAACTCGGGCAATTGTTCGGGAAAATCGATCATCTTCTGGAAACCGGCGCCAATGATGTAATGGTGGTCAAGCCTTGCGCTGGCAGCCTGGATGATCGCGAACGCCTGTTGCCCTATACGGAGCAATGCGTGTTGGCCGTCGACCTGGCAGCGGGCGAGATGAAGGTGGAATGGGACGCGGACTTCTAA